A single Oncorhynchus kisutch isolate 150728-3 linkage group LG19, Okis_V2, whole genome shotgun sequence DNA region contains:
- the LOC116354991 gene encoding zinc finger protein 250-like isoform X1, with protein MDNIIDPASEQGLPSFSLRLLVPPLRLMSAFMWQVAQQRNVMQYGKLEEFVTLVTEMVPELLSSRQRTQLILGLRARMVLELCCSVGTADLLTIQAHLNIIHTLTEKSLHKESHGDELEASDSNFVELVQTLLEHPSEREHFFQEVFPVHYGPLYDTALQTLVWEFLSRLEELLPVPDLTQTTAWLGAAPSVLEECGQTVFDPEQLKTVLQHHQRHGNMNKSHVSKYTADTILSTLSLPPKMRVVINYEPDNSDNGRQYSDECIDNGVCENEDHNEILDESTDRCLEDLGLSTSEQQQQEGLPPAETSVLVTPVPCDELNLDHSLNVMVNADEPFQVLNCTLPPFSHSEVANLCKDIKTDQVEKDSKRVDKKKKVVRKGDKKNEIKQVDKTTKVVRKGDKKNEIKQVDKKTKVVRKGDKKNEIKQVDKTTKVVRKGDKKNEIKQVDKKTKVVRKGDKKVDKKQEGSPVPQNRTHTCECGKVFKKPSLLTLHMGVHTMPYHCDQCPKRYATPGALKKHQLLHTEERPFACEHCDRRYRSAYDLKVHERIHSGERRHMCTICGKRFTQQCALVRHMRMHAGEKNYLCSICGKAFLTLGELRLHTRTHTGENPHTCKHCGKGFKASCHLMVHLRSHTGERPYTCTQCPKSFTTSDALRKHVYTHTGEKPHQCSECGKTFSQRGNMVNHMRRVHKPVKILQKHSNRKTDKVS; from the exons ATGGATAACATTATTGATCCAGCATCAGAACAAG GTCTCCCTTCTTTCTCCTTGCGTCTCCTGGTTCCACCTCTACGCCTGATGTCTGCTTTCATGTGGCAAGTGGCTCAACAACGTAATGTGATGCAGTATGGGAAGCTGGAGGAGTTTGTGACTTTGGTGACAGAGATGGTTCCAGAGCTGCTGAGCTCCAGGCAGAGGACCCAACTCATCCTGGGTCTGAGAGCAAGG ATGGTTTTAGAgttgtgttgtagtgtgggcaCAGCTGACCTCCTGACTATCCAGGCCCACTTGAACATAATCCACACTTTGACAGAAAAATCCTTACACAAAGAG AGTCATGGTGATGAATTGGAGGCTTCAGATTCTAACTTTGTGGAGCTAGTCCAAACCCTGCTGGAACACCCTTCTGAGAGGGAGCATTTCTTCCAG GAGGTGTTCCCAGTCCACTATGGCCCTCTGTATGACACAGCGCTGCAGACACTGGTGTGGGAGTTCCTCTCCAGACTGGAGGAGCTGCTGCCTGTACCAGACCTCACGCAG ACAACAGCATGGCTCGGTGCTGCCCCCTCTGTCCTGGAGGAATGTGGACAGACTGTCTTTGACCCTGAACAACTGAAGACAGTGCTGCAGCACCATCAGCGTCATGGAAACATGAACAAGA GTCATGTCTCGAAATACACTGCAGATACCATCCTGTCCACACTGTCCCTCCCTCCAAAAATGAGAGTTGTTATTAACTATGAGCCAGACAACTCTGACAATGGGAGGCAATACTCAGATGAATGCATAGATAATGGGGTCTGTGAAAATGAAGACCACAATGAAATCCTGGATGAAAGCACTGATAGATGTTTGGAGGATCTAGGACTGTCAACATCAGAGCAACAGCAACAGGAGGGTCTGCCACCTGCAGAGACCTCAGTGTTGGTTACTCCAGTACCCTGTGATG AATTGAACTTGGATCATTCTCTCAACGTAATGGTGAATGCTGACGAGCCATTCCAGGTTCTTAACTGCACTCTACCTCCATTCTCTCACAGTGAAGTGGCCAACCTCTGCAAGGACATCAAGACCGACCAAGTAGAAAAGGACAGCAAGCGGGTTGACAAGAAAAAAAAGGTGGTCAGAAAGGGGGACAAAAAGAATGAGATCAAACAGGTTGACAAGACAACAAAGGTGGTCAGAAAGGGGGACAAAAAGAATGAGATCAAACAGGTTGACAAGAAAACAAAGGTGGTCAGAAAGGGGGACAAAAAGAATGAGATCAAACAGGTTGACAAGACAACAAAGGTGGTCAGAAAGGGGGACAAAAAGAATGAGATCAAACAGGTTGACAAGAAAACAAAGGTGGTCAGAAAGGGGGACAAAAAGGTTGACAAGAAACAAGAGGGATCCCCTGTACCCCAAAACAGGACTCATACATGTGAGTGTGGGAAGGTTTTCAAAAAACCATCACTGCTGACGCTACATATGGGAGTTCACACGATGCCATATCATTGTGACCAGTGTCCCAAACGATATGCTACTCCTGGGGCTCTGAAAAAACACCAGTTACTTCACACAGAAGAAAGACCATTCGCATGTGAACACTGTGACCGGAGGTACAGGAGTGCATATGATCTCAAAGTGCACGAACGCATTCACTCTGGGGAGCGCCGTCACATGTGTACCATCTGTGGTAAGAGGTTTACCCAGCAGTGTGCACTAGTGAGACACATGCGAATGCATGCTGGGGAGAAGAATTATTTATGTAGCATATGTGGTAAGGCATTCCTTACCTTAGGAGAACTGCGTCTGCATACACGAACGCACACAGGAGAAAACCCCCACACCTGTAAACATTGTGGAAAGGGTTTCAAAGCATCTTGCCATCTTATGGTTCATCTGCGATCTCATACAGGCGAGCGTCCTTACACCTGCACCCAATGCCCCAAGTCTTTCACTACTTCAGACGCTCTTAGAAAGCACGTATATACTCACACTGGGGAGAAACCTCACCAGTGCTCAGAGTGTGGGAAAACATTTTCTCAAAGGGGTAATATGGTAAATCATATGAGAAGAGTTCATAAACCAGTTAAGATTCTCCAAAAGCACTccaacagaaagacagacaaagtCTCATAA
- the LOC116354991 gene encoding zinc finger protein 250-like isoform X2, with translation MDNIIDPASEQGLPSFSLRLLVPPLRLMSAFMWQVAQQRNVMQYGKLEEFVTLVTEMVPELLSSRQRTQLILGLRARMVLELCCSVGTADLLTIQAHLNIIHTLTEKSLHKESHGDELEASDSNFVELVQTLLEHPSEREHFFQEVFPVHYGPLYDTALQTLVWEFLSRLEELLPVPDLTQTTAWLGAAPSVLEECGQTVFDPEQLKTVLQHHQRHGNMNKSHVSKYTADTILSTLSLPPKMRVVINYEPDNSDNGRQYSDECIDNGVCENEDHNEILDESTDRCLEDLGLSTSEQQQQEGLPPAETSVLVTPVPCDELNLDHSLNVMVNADEPFQVLNCTLPPFSHSEVANLCKDIKTDQVEKDSKRVDKKKKVVRKGDKKNEIKQVDKTTKVVRKGDKKNEIKQVDKKTKVVRKGDKKVDKKQEGSPVPQNRTHTCECGKVFKKPSLLTLHMGVHTMPYHCDQCPKRYATPGALKKHQLLHTEERPFACEHCDRRYRSAYDLKVHERIHSGERRHMCTICGKRFTQQCALVRHMRMHAGEKNYLCSICGKAFLTLGELRLHTRTHTGENPHTCKHCGKGFKASCHLMVHLRSHTGERPYTCTQCPKSFTTSDALRKHVYTHTGEKPHQCSECGKTFSQRGNMVNHMRRVHKPVKILQKHSNRKTDKVS, from the exons ATGGATAACATTATTGATCCAGCATCAGAACAAG GTCTCCCTTCTTTCTCCTTGCGTCTCCTGGTTCCACCTCTACGCCTGATGTCTGCTTTCATGTGGCAAGTGGCTCAACAACGTAATGTGATGCAGTATGGGAAGCTGGAGGAGTTTGTGACTTTGGTGACAGAGATGGTTCCAGAGCTGCTGAGCTCCAGGCAGAGGACCCAACTCATCCTGGGTCTGAGAGCAAGG ATGGTTTTAGAgttgtgttgtagtgtgggcaCAGCTGACCTCCTGACTATCCAGGCCCACTTGAACATAATCCACACTTTGACAGAAAAATCCTTACACAAAGAG AGTCATGGTGATGAATTGGAGGCTTCAGATTCTAACTTTGTGGAGCTAGTCCAAACCCTGCTGGAACACCCTTCTGAGAGGGAGCATTTCTTCCAG GAGGTGTTCCCAGTCCACTATGGCCCTCTGTATGACACAGCGCTGCAGACACTGGTGTGGGAGTTCCTCTCCAGACTGGAGGAGCTGCTGCCTGTACCAGACCTCACGCAG ACAACAGCATGGCTCGGTGCTGCCCCCTCTGTCCTGGAGGAATGTGGACAGACTGTCTTTGACCCTGAACAACTGAAGACAGTGCTGCAGCACCATCAGCGTCATGGAAACATGAACAAGA GTCATGTCTCGAAATACACTGCAGATACCATCCTGTCCACACTGTCCCTCCCTCCAAAAATGAGAGTTGTTATTAACTATGAGCCAGACAACTCTGACAATGGGAGGCAATACTCAGATGAATGCATAGATAATGGGGTCTGTGAAAATGAAGACCACAATGAAATCCTGGATGAAAGCACTGATAGATGTTTGGAGGATCTAGGACTGTCAACATCAGAGCAACAGCAACAGGAGGGTCTGCCACCTGCAGAGACCTCAGTGTTGGTTACTCCAGTACCCTGTGATG AATTGAACTTGGATCATTCTCTCAACGTAATGGTGAATGCTGACGAGCCATTCCAGGTTCTTAACTGCACTCTACCTCCATTCTCTCACAGTGAAGTGGCCAACCTCTGCAAGGACATCAAGACCGACCAAGTAGAAAAGGACAGCAAGCGGGTTGACAAGAAAAAAAAG GTGGTCAGAAAGGGGGACAAAAAGAATGAGATCAAACAGGTTGACAAGACAACAAAGGTGGTCAGAAAGGGGGACAAAAAGAATGAGATCAAACAGGTTGACAAGAAAACAAAGGTGGTCAGAAAGGGGGACAAAAAGGTTGACAAGAAACAAGAGGGATCCCCTGTACCCCAAAACAGGACTCATACATGTGAGTGTGGGAAGGTTTTCAAAAAACCATCACTGCTGACGCTACATATGGGAGTTCACACGATGCCATATCATTGTGACCAGTGTCCCAAACGATATGCTACTCCTGGGGCTCTGAAAAAACACCAGTTACTTCACACAGAAGAAAGACCATTCGCATGTGAACACTGTGACCGGAGGTACAGGAGTGCATATGATCTCAAAGTGCACGAACGCATTCACTCTGGGGAGCGCCGTCACATGTGTACCATCTGTGGTAAGAGGTTTACCCAGCAGTGTGCACTAGTGAGACACATGCGAATGCATGCTGGGGAGAAGAATTATTTATGTAGCATATGTGGTAAGGCATTCCTTACCTTAGGAGAACTGCGTCTGCATACACGAACGCACACAGGAGAAAACCCCCACACCTGTAAACATTGTGGAAAGGGTTTCAAAGCATCTTGCCATCTTATGGTTCATCTGCGATCTCATACAGGCGAGCGTCCTTACACCTGCACCCAATGCCCCAAGTCTTTCACTACTTCAGACGCTCTTAGAAAGCACGTATATACTCACACTGGGGAGAAACCTCACCAGTGCTCAGAGTGTGGGAAAACATTTTCTCAAAGGGGTAATATGGTAAATCATATGAGAAGAGTTCATAAACCAGTTAAGATTCTCCAAAAGCACTccaacagaaagacagacaaagtCTCATAA